In Trichoderma breve strain T069 chromosome 4, whole genome shotgun sequence, the following proteins share a genomic window:
- a CDS encoding helix-loop-helix DNA-binding domain-containing protein, whose translation MMADTLVSEHPDLSGFPGSPGQKRKRELESPNLGRTKRAAPPAAMSASPADTAAFIENAIEASQAAAVSGVNVADFNALQQAAAADHTDASDPSNATSTAQAALGMYPTLHVPSSTEEQFSAQGPVDPDHGHENAFKHDTPFTDVTQQPDPMMDPTVNQNQPPPPPNGVQSHPPPPQHRYAVPPPPPNPKPSVGSEEWHKMRKDNHKEVERRRRETINEGINELAKIVPGCEKNKGSILQRAVSFITQLKENEQQNIEKWTLEKLLTEQAITELSASNDKLKQECERLYRELETWKRVAQQAGLEPPAAPKEEPNTGMPSS comes from the exons ATGATGGCCGATACACTTGTCTCTGAACACCCCGATCTATCTGGCTTTCCTGGCTCTCCTGGCCAGAAACGAAAGCGCGAATTAGAAAGTCCCAATCTTGGGCGCACAAAGCGTGccgctcctccagcagccatgTCTGCGTCGCCGGCGGACACAGCCGCCTTCATCGAAAATGCCATTGAGGCCTCGCAAGCGGCGGCTGTGAGCGGCGTTAATGTTGCCGATTTCAACGCTCTCCAGCAAGCTGCCGCTGCAGATCACACCGATGCCTCGGACCCTTCCAATGCTACCAGCACTGCGCAGGCTGCCCTGGGCATGTACCCGACCCTCCATGTCCCTTCATCAACCGAGGAGCAGTTTTCTGCACAGGGACCTGTTGATCCTGACCACGGCCACGAAAATGCATTCAAGCACGATACCCCTTTCACAGACGTGACACAACAGCCCGACCCCATGATGGACCCTACGGTCAACCAAaaccagcctcctcctcccccgaATGGCGTTCAATCTCATCCCCCTCCACCACAGCACAGATACGCAGTGCCACCGCCTCCCCCCAACCCCAAGCCGAGTGTTGGTTCAGAAGAGTGGCACAAGATGCGGAAGGATAACCACAAAGAAG TGGAGCGCCGACGCCGCGAGACTATCAACGAAGGCATTaacgagctggccaagattgtcCCGGGCtgcgagaagaacaaaggaTCGATTTTGCAGCGGGCTGTTAGTTTCATCACCCAGCTCAAAGAGAACGAGCAGCAAAACATTGAAAAGTGGACGTTGGAAAAGCTGCTCACAGAGCAAGCTATAACAGAGCTTAGTGCGTCCAACGACAAGCTTAAGCAGGAGTGCGAGCGGCTGTACCGAGAACTGGAGACGTGGAAGCGCGTTGCACAGCAGGCTGGTCTGGAGCCCCCAGCTGCTCCCAAGGAAGAGCCCAATACCGGCATGCCGTCGAGTTAG